In the genome of Terribacillus sp. FSL K6-0262, one region contains:
- the katA gene encoding catalase KatA, with protein MADKKLTTSWGAPVGDNQNSQTAGSRGPTLIQDVHLLEKLAHFNRERVPERVVHAKGAGAHGYFEVTNDVSKYTKAAFLSEVGKKTDMFIRFSTVAGELGSADTVRDPRGFAVKFYTEEGNYDLVGNNTPVFFIRDAIKFPDFIHTQKRHPQTHLKNPDAVWDFWSLSPESLHQVTILMSDRGIPATFRHMHGFGSHTFKWVNDKGEGVWVKYHFKTQQGVKNLDPAVAEKLAGENPDYHTEDLFNAIENGDFPEWKLYVQIMPLEDANTYRFDPFDVTKVWSQKDYPLIEVGRMVLNRNPENYFAEVEQATFSPGTLVPGIEVSPDKMLQGRLFAYHDAHRYRVGANHQALPINRARNEVNNYQRDGQMRFDDNGGSGVYYEPNSLNGPKEDPASKMAPFEVSGQADSVAYDENDHYTQPGDLYRLMTDDEKTRLVENFVNAMKPVTRKEILERQVAHIYKADKEWGQRVADGLGIALPQEV; from the coding sequence TTGGCAGACAAAAAATTGACTACAAGCTGGGGAGCTCCAGTTGGCGACAACCAGAATTCACAAACCGCTGGTTCACGTGGACCGACACTGATCCAAGATGTGCATTTACTTGAAAAACTGGCACACTTCAACCGTGAACGCGTTCCTGAACGTGTGGTACACGCTAAAGGTGCTGGTGCACATGGATACTTTGAAGTCACCAATGATGTTTCTAAATATACCAAAGCAGCCTTCCTTTCAGAAGTAGGCAAGAAAACAGATATGTTCATCCGTTTCTCTACTGTAGCTGGCGAGCTGGGCTCTGCTGATACAGTGCGCGACCCTCGCGGTTTCGCTGTTAAATTCTATACAGAAGAAGGCAACTATGATCTAGTCGGTAACAATACACCTGTATTCTTCATCCGTGATGCGATCAAGTTCCCTGACTTCATCCATACACAAAAAAGACATCCGCAGACACATTTGAAAAATCCTGATGCAGTATGGGATTTCTGGTCCCTTTCTCCAGAGAGCCTGCATCAAGTGACGATCCTTATGTCTGACCGCGGTATCCCGGCGACATTCCGCCATATGCATGGCTTCGGTTCCCATACATTCAAATGGGTTAACGACAAAGGCGAAGGTGTTTGGGTGAAATATCACTTCAAAACACAGCAAGGCGTTAAAAACCTTGATCCTGCCGTTGCGGAGAAACTTGCTGGTGAAAATCCGGACTACCATACAGAAGATCTGTTCAACGCAATCGAAAACGGCGATTTCCCTGAGTGGAAGCTTTATGTACAAATCATGCCGCTTGAAGATGCGAACACTTATCGCTTCGATCCATTCGATGTAACAAAAGTATGGTCCCAAAAAGATTACCCGCTGATCGAAGTCGGCCGTATGGTATTGAACCGCAACCCAGAGAACTACTTCGCGGAAGTGGAACAAGCGACGTTCTCTCCAGGGACACTTGTACCTGGTATCGAAGTATCTCCTGACAAGATGCTTCAAGGCCGTCTATTCGCTTATCATGATGCCCACCGTTATCGTGTAGGTGCCAACCACCAGGCACTTCCGATCAACCGTGCACGCAACGAAGTGAACAACTATCAGCGTGATGGTCAAATGCGTTTCGATGATAATGGCGGAAGCGGCGTTTATTACGAGCCTAACAGCTTAAACGGTCCGAAAGAAGATCCAGCAAGCAAGATGGCGCCATTCGAAGTATCCGGACAAGCTGATAGCGTTGCTTATGATGAAAATGACCACTACACACAACCAGGTGATCTTTACCGTCTTATGACTGATGATGAAAAGACTCGCCTTGTAGAAAACTTCGTTAATGCAATGAAGCCTGTTACAAGAAAAGAAATTCTTGAACGCCAAGTAGCTCATATCTACAAAGCAGATAAAGAATGGGGTCAGCGTGTCGCTGACGGTCTTGGAATTGCCCTTCCACAGGAAGTTTAA
- a CDS encoding CPCC family cysteine-rich protein, producing MAYTCPCCGYKTLESDGSYDICPICFWEDDPFQKEHIYEGGANTVSLIEAQQNYKEFGACERHVIQYTRNPAAEDEKDPGWKPVKG from the coding sequence CTGGCATATACCTGTCCTTGCTGCGGATATAAAACCTTGGAAAGTGACGGATCATATGATATATGCCCCATTTGCTTTTGGGAGGATGATCCGTTTCAGAAAGAACATATTTATGAAGGAGGAGCAAACACCGTTTCTCTCATAGAGGCACAGCAAAATTACAAAGAATTTGGAGCTTGTGAAAGACATGTCATCCAGTACACGAGGAACCCCGCCGCTGAAGATGAAAAAGATCCGGGCTGGAAGCCTGTAAAGGGATGA
- the murB gene encoding UDP-N-acetylmuramate dehydrogenase: protein MMNVNTLEKDLKQFVDANDVLIEAPLADYTYTKVGGKADVLIFPRNYAEIEQIVAYTKENDVPLTILGNASNVIIRDGGLRGVVVILTKMDEVKVEGNRITAQSGAAIIDVSRRALDASLTGLEFACGIPGSIGGALYMNAGAYGGEVKDILEEVVVITDTGERKVMSSDELELGYRTSILQKNNYIAVEATFVLEKGEQTAIKAKMDELTHLRESKQPLEYPSCGSVFQRPPGHFAGKLIMDAGLQLTRIGGVEVSGKHAGFMVNVANGTASDYINLIKHVQKTVKEKFGVSLHREVRIIGDSPDEEISTSL, encoded by the coding sequence ATGATGAATGTGAACACGCTTGAAAAGGATTTAAAGCAGTTTGTAGATGCCAATGATGTACTGATAGAAGCACCGCTTGCGGATTACACATATACAAAGGTGGGCGGAAAAGCGGATGTACTCATTTTTCCGAGGAATTATGCGGAAATCGAACAGATTGTTGCCTACACAAAAGAAAATGATGTACCGCTGACAATACTCGGTAATGCATCGAATGTGATCATCCGTGATGGCGGCTTGCGCGGAGTGGTGGTCATCCTTACCAAAATGGATGAAGTGAAAGTGGAAGGGAACCGAATCACAGCCCAGTCTGGTGCTGCGATCATCGATGTTTCCAGAAGGGCATTGGATGCAAGCTTGACAGGTTTGGAATTTGCCTGCGGCATTCCGGGATCGATCGGCGGAGCCTTATATATGAATGCTGGTGCGTACGGCGGGGAAGTGAAGGATATCCTGGAAGAAGTAGTCGTCATCACTGATACAGGTGAGCGTAAAGTGATGTCGAGCGATGAATTGGAGCTCGGCTATCGCACGAGCATTTTGCAGAAGAATAACTACATCGCTGTCGAGGCAACATTCGTATTGGAAAAAGGTGAACAGACGGCTATCAAAGCGAAGATGGATGAACTGACGCATCTTCGTGAATCGAAGCAGCCTTTGGAATATCCATCTTGCGGAAGTGTTTTCCAGCGCCCTCCGGGTCATTTTGCTGGAAAGCTGATCATGGATGCCGGACTGCAGCTGACACGAATCGGCGGTGTCGAGGTGTCGGGGAAGCATGCTGGCTTCATGGTGAACGTGGCAAATGGTACAGCATCGGATTATATCAATCTGATCAAACACGTACAGAAGACAGTCAAAGAGAAGTTCGGCGTCAGTTTGCACCGGGAAGTGCGGATCATAGGGGATTCACCCGATGAAGAGATAAGTACATCACTTTGA